In the genome of Paramisgurnus dabryanus chromosome 18, PD_genome_1.1, whole genome shotgun sequence, one region contains:
- the sdf2 gene encoding stromal cell-derived factor 2, which translates to MDSCFFLRVQLPITVLLSCMFTFSTGSEINFVTCGSVVKLLNVKHNVRLHSHDVRYGSGSGQQSVTGVTSVEDSNSYWSVRGTTEAICHRGTPVKCGQNIRLTHVNTGRNLHSHYFTSPLSSNQEVSAFGENGEGDHLDEWTVLCAGSVWQREESVRFRHTATEVLLSVTGEQYGRPIHGQREVHGMMINSPHSYWRTMEGVFMKPSEIGPKDFYSPLHTEF; encoded by the exons ATGGATAGTTGTTTCTTTTTACGAGTTCAGTTACCTATAACAGTGTTATTATCATGCATGTTTACATTCTCCACCGGCAGCGAAATTAATTTTGTAACGTGTGGATCGGTGGTAAAGCTGCTCAACGTGAAACACAACGTCAGATTACACTCTCATGATGTCCGATATGGATCTG GTAGTGGTCAGCAGTCGGTCACAGGTGTAACCTCAGTGGAGGACAGTAATAGTTACTGGAGTGTTCGTGGCACCACTGAGGCCATATGTCATAGAGGGACTCCTGTTAAATGTGGTCAGAACATTCGCCTCACCCATGTCAATACGGGCCGCAATCTGCACAGCCACTACTTTACCTCTCCACTTTCTTCAAATCAG GAGGTCAGCGCGTTTGGTGAGAACGGTGAGGGTGACCATCTTGACGAGTGGACCGTTCTGTGTGCAGGCTCAGTTTGGCAGCGTGAGGAGTCTGTTCGGTTCCGTCACACAGCCACTGAGGTTCTGTTGTCGGTGACGGGTGAACAGTACGGCAGACCCATCCACGGCCAGAGAGAAGTGCACGGAATGATGATCAATAGCCCACACAGCTACTGGAGAACAATGGAGGGGGTCTTTATGAAACCAAGTGAGATTGGACCCAAGGATTTCTACAGCCCACTACACACAGAGTTTTAA